One Elusimicrobiota bacterium DNA window includes the following coding sequences:
- a CDS encoding tetratricopeptide repeat protein, whose translation MTTFKRAALLLLCFSFLAPASGAAPAGKTGTKPEYLNWLEAARNGEPEKEYPAGLAFYQGIGGAPRDYGKALEWFSRAAGHGNYAACVRLGDMYALGQGAEKDEKKAFDWYLKAANSGNSEGMEKLADAYLNGKSLGENYAEAAKWYAKAAEASSLPDPAFKLARLYYLGGPGLNRDEEKALQLFLKAFEFGQPDAAYYISGIYEVRGEYAKAGDWLLKGSEKGSAIAMFYLAKAHLGIEEYNGKRLVPPDAAQAYKWLYVLTRKEYQPRFDELLKKTASKLNKSERKKAETEAAPLISRLVGKTELKSTVNARKAHTR comes from the coding sequence ATGACTACCTTTAAGCGCGCGGCTTTGCTCCTGCTTTGTTTCTCCTTCCTTGCCCCTGCTTCCGGCGCCGCGCCTGCCGGGAAGACGGGGACGAAACCTGAATATCTTAACTGGCTGGAAGCGGCCCGGAACGGAGAGCCGGAAAAAGAATATCCGGCCGGGCTGGCTTTTTATCAGGGCATAGGCGGCGCCCCCAGGGATTATGGAAAGGCTCTGGAGTGGTTCAGCCGGGCGGCGGGCCATGGCAATTACGCCGCCTGCGTGAGGCTGGGGGATATGTACGCCCTGGGGCAGGGCGCGGAAAAAGACGAAAAAAAGGCTTTTGACTGGTATCTGAAGGCGGCCAATTCCGGCAACTCCGAGGGCATGGAAAAACTGGCGGACGCCTATCTGAACGGAAAAAGCCTTGGCGAAAACTACGCCGAGGCGGCAAAATGGTACGCCAAAGCGGCGGAAGCCTCCTCCCTTCCAGACCCGGCATTCAAACTCGCGAGATTATATTACCTTGGCGGTCCAGGCCTGAACAGGGACGAGGAAAAGGCCCTGCAGCTATTCCTGAAAGCCTTTGAGTTCGGCCAACCGGACGCGGCGTATTACATCTCCGGCATATATGAAGTCCGCGGGGAATACGCCAAAGCCGGAGACTGGCTTTTAAAAGGCTCGGAAAAAGGCTCCGCCATCGCCATGTTCTACCTGGCGAAAGCGCATCTGGGGATAGAAGAGTATAATGGGAAAAGACTGGTTCCGCCAGACGCGGCGCAGGCTTACAAATGGCTCTATGTGCTTACCAGAAAGGAATACCAGCCCAGGTTCGACGAACTCCTGAAAAAGACGGCCTCCAAACTGAACAAATCGGAACGGAAAAAAGCTGAAACCGAAGCAGCCCCTCTCATTTCCCGGCTGGTCGGAAAAACGGAGCTTAAAAGCACCGTAAACGCCCGGAAAGCGCATACGCGCTGA
- a CDS encoding PfkB family carbohydrate kinase: MKKNILVVGSVALDSVQTIHGRTNRALGGSAVHFSISASQFAPVRIVGVVGEDFPSPFRRLLKRRNIDLEGMTVMPGKTFHWKGRYNEDFKNATTLATELNVFKDFKPKLSPSHSKCGVLFLANIDPDLQWDVLSQMDKPRLVACDTMNYWITLKKSSLKKLLSRVNLVFINEEEARQLTKEYNLMTAARLLAKMGPQIVVIKRGDSGSMLFYDGETLAMPAQPIEKVVDPTGAGDTFAGGFVGYLAASPDWRNFNVLKRAMAYGTVLSSFSVENFSVRRTEKLSMSEINKRYSKYVKSLSIV, from the coding sequence ATGAAAAAGAATATTTTAGTCGTCGGTTCTGTCGCGCTGGATTCCGTGCAGACTATTCACGGGAGGACAAACAGGGCGCTTGGAGGCTCGGCTGTGCATTTTTCCATTTCCGCTTCCCAGTTCGCGCCGGTGAGAATAGTGGGAGTGGTGGGTGAGGATTTTCCCTCCCCTTTCCGCCGGCTCTTGAAGCGCCGCAACATAGACCTTGAGGGTATGACGGTCATGCCCGGCAAGACCTTCCACTGGAAGGGCAGGTATAATGAAGATTTTAAAAATGCCACCACCCTGGCCACGGAACTTAACGTTTTTAAGGATTTTAAACCTAAACTCAGCCCCTCGCACAGTAAGTGCGGGGTGCTGTTCCTGGCTAACATCGACCCTGACCTGCAGTGGGATGTGCTCAGCCAGATGGATAAGCCGAGGCTTGTGGCCTGCGACACCATGAATTACTGGATAACCCTCAAGAAGAGTTCCCTTAAAAAGCTTTTATCCAGGGTTAATCTGGTTTTTATTAATGAAGAAGAAGCCCGCCAGCTGACGAAAGAGTATAACCTGATGACGGCCGCAAGACTGCTTGCCAAAATGGGCCCGCAGATAGTGGTGATCAAGAGGGGCGACAGCGGCTCCATGCTGTTCTACGACGGAGAGACTCTTGCCATGCCCGCCCAGCCGATAGAAAAAGTAGTGGACCCTACCGGCGCCGGAGACACTTTCGCCGGAGGTTTCGTGGGTTACCTGGCCGCGTCCCCCGACTGGCGTAATTTTAACGTTTTGAAACGCGCTATGGCCTATGGAACGGTGTTGTCTTCTTTCAGCGTGGAAAATTTCAGCGTCAGAAGGACGGAGAAACTCTCCATGTCCGAAATAAACAAGCGTTATAGCAAGTACGTAAAGTCTCTTTCAATAGTGTGA
- a CDS encoding flavin reductase, which produces MDYHCGFDKLCEALKGSGALLVVLDDKKRLNVMTIGWAQTGVIWGRPVMTVLVRPSRYTHELLENARYFAVCVPAAGAWKKELAFCGSKSGREHDKLRACAFKTRDGSKPGVKLIEGAALSYECEILSRAEMPSSALPREIRKQYYPAGDSHTLYFGEIIKIRKA; this is translated from the coding sequence ATGGATTATCATTGCGGTTTTGACAAGCTCTGCGAAGCGCTTAAAGGCTCGGGGGCGCTTCTCGTGGTTTTGGATGACAAGAAGCGCCTCAACGTCATGACCATCGGCTGGGCGCAAACAGGCGTTATCTGGGGCAGGCCCGTAATGACCGTGCTGGTTCGCCCTTCCCGCTATACGCATGAGCTTCTTGAGAATGCGCGCTATTTCGCGGTTTGCGTTCCGGCAGCCGGCGCCTGGAAAAAGGAACTTGCTTTTTGCGGCTCAAAGTCGGGCCGGGAACATGACAAACTGCGCGCCTGCGCGTTTAAAACCAGAGACGGCTCAAAGCCGGGCGTTAAGCTTATAGAAGGCGCGGCGCTCTCTTATGAGTGCGAAATTCTTTCCAGGGCCGAAATGCCGTCCTCGGCTCTGCCGAGGGAGATAAGGAAACAATATTATCCCGCCGGCGACTCGCATACGCTTTATTTCGGCGAAATAATTAAAATCCGGAAGGCCTGA
- a CDS encoding tetratricopeptide repeat protein, protein MSLTNAACGSSKIKFFRKICVFAEKIPLPALLCLLVLAALFPVLNNGFVDYDDVQYVLSNTALRGSWLDALAFSPGYYHPVVTLIYKAEFFLFGLNPLPYHITSLALHLANCASVFYLFLLLGWRREAAFLGALLFGVHPVQVEPVAWISGRKELLWGFFAFWTLSCYLKYIDTGKNRFFILSLFCFILAVLSKPFALMLAFALPLADYYRKRVFSAVLLFEKVPYFLAAFSLFLLSWAPSGFLLGSGSGVFNLSSYAAGGGESLLFYLGKFVAPVNLSAMYPPPALPAAPAGWFFLLFAAVSALYCAWRILRGPERGGAAKAAVFCLGFFLITIFPALLIFPPADRYGYVPAAGLFFIYSFLALRLYEIFSQSRGAAYSGGFEKNRLKRLFSPGRVLAVIVAAHCAILGVASFERAAVWRNTFSLCNDVLKKYPREAAAYRALSDAHRAAGRYQDALADLNRCIELRPDDWKALSNRAGIFVHMREFDKAISDCGAAIRNNPGSALMFFNRGNAYFLKGEYAAAIRDYDRALAISPAFSAAAESKRNALGKLK, encoded by the coding sequence ATGTCTCTTACAAATGCCGCATGCGGCTCGTCCAAAATTAAATTTTTCCGGAAGATCTGCGTTTTTGCCGAAAAAATTCCGCTGCCGGCGCTGTTATGCCTGCTCGTTCTTGCAGCGCTGTTCCCGGTCCTGAATAACGGGTTCGTGGACTACGATGATGTGCAGTATGTTCTGTCAAATACGGCGCTTCGCGGCTCATGGCTTGACGCGCTTGCTTTCTCCCCGGGTTATTACCATCCTGTCGTCACCCTGATCTATAAGGCGGAGTTCTTCCTTTTCGGCCTTAATCCGCTGCCTTATCATATCACAAGCCTCGCGCTTCACCTTGCCAACTGCGCGTCGGTTTTTTACCTGTTTTTACTGCTCGGCTGGCGCAGGGAGGCGGCTTTTCTGGGCGCGCTGCTGTTCGGCGTTCATCCGGTTCAGGTTGAACCGGTGGCCTGGATTTCCGGGCGCAAAGAGCTTTTGTGGGGGTTTTTTGCTTTCTGGACCTTAAGCTGCTATTTAAAATACATTGACACGGGAAAGAACAGATTTTTTATTCTCTCTCTTTTTTGTTTTATCCTGGCCGTCCTTTCAAAGCCTTTCGCCTTGATGCTTGCCTTTGCGCTCCCTCTGGCGGATTATTACCGGAAACGCGTCTTTAGCGCGGTTCTGCTGTTTGAAAAAGTTCCATATTTTTTAGCGGCATTTTCTCTTTTTCTGCTTTCCTGGGCTCCATCCGGTTTTCTTCTGGGTTCCGGCTCCGGGGTTTTTAATCTGTCAAGTTATGCGGCGGGGGGAGGGGAGAGTCTCCTTTTTTACCTGGGGAAATTCGTGGCGCCGGTAAATCTTTCCGCCATGTATCCGCCGCCGGCTTTGCCGGCCGCGCCGGCAGGCTGGTTCTTCCTGCTTTTTGCCGCGGTTTCCGCCCTTTACTGCGCCTGGCGTATTTTACGCGGGCCTGAAAGAGGCGGGGCGGCGAAAGCCGCTGTGTTTTGCCTGGGGTTTTTTCTGATAACTATCTTTCCCGCCCTTTTGATTTTCCCGCCGGCTGACCGTTACGGGTATGTTCCGGCGGCAGGGCTTTTTTTTATTTACAGCTTTCTGGCGCTACGGTTATATGAAATTTTCAGTCAAAGCCGCGGCGCGGCTTACAGTGGCGGCTTTGAGAAGAACCGGCTGAAAAGGCTTTTTTCTCCCGGGCGGGTGCTTGCGGTTATTGTGGCCGCGCATTGCGCCATTCTGGGGGTCGCTTCGTTCGAGAGGGCCGCGGTCTGGAGGAATACTTTTTCGCTGTGCAATGACGTGCTGAAAAAATATCCCCGCGAGGCCGCGGCGTATCGCGCCCTGTCCGACGCGCACAGGGCGGCGGGGCGGTATCAGGACGCGCTGGCGGATCTTAACCGGTGCATTGAACTGCGTCCGGACGACTGGAAGGCGTTGAGCAATCGGGCCGGAATTTTTGTGCACATGAGGGAATTTGACAAAGCTATCTCGGACTGCGGCGCGGCTATCCGGAACAATCCGGGCTCGGCTCTAATGTTCTTTAACAGGGGCAACGCCTATTTCCTGAAAGGGGAATATGCCGCCGCCATCAGGGATTATGACCGCGCGCTCGCAATATCTCCGGCTTTTTCCGCGGCCGCTGAAAGTAAACGGAACGCTTTGGGAAAGCTGAAATAA
- a CDS encoding response regulator, with protein sequence MEPKRSQPIAEYQAEFGGFEKLMPKRIKNVLLVASLYDSFLLADDERLNEALFGEMLDASVHTAPKITRVPTAEKALEKIEKNHYDLVIAMIQVGETDMTDFLTVLKHLKPEIPVVLLSFNVSDAKNIPEAAQALADGVFLWQGDTRIFSAIINLIEDARNFERDAEVGVQAVLLVEDNIKFYSSYLPIIYSELLKQTQIVMAEELNPAKKALRLKARPKILFARDYDRAWEIYSRYKTNILGVISDIEYPIGKTCVEDAGLRLTKKIKEDNPDMPVLLQSSNTRFAARAGELGATFMRKASPDLSRQLRGFMLRYFGFGDFIFSDKNGFEFARAADLHTMTKLLKTVPAESVLYHASRNHFSKWLFARTEFEIAYNILPKKISEFKDGEALRKYLIETLHQFIYKTQLGTVLKFDRKLFDDETPFAKIGSGSIGGKARGLAFVDFLLAKSDLQDKFAGVRVTVPNTIVIATDVFDFFIEQNGLDSLISENYSNARIAELFERAPLPDYVRDDLRAVLEKLEGPLAVRSSSLLEDSKTQPFAGVYKTYFLPNDSPDDALRLAELEKAVKFVYASTFSREAQAYRKFAPHMAEEEKMAVVIQKVVGLPYAGGKRFYPDFAGVMQSYNYYPVPPLEPENPIVHIALGLGKTIVDGYTSLRFSPEHPRNLHQFSTLKDFLRNSQKKFIALALGGGKEAALKYDDESALTVLDADLAAEDGTLEAVGSTYSSENDVIYDDVSRPGARLVTFAPILKNELIPLSSILSALSEAGKEAMGANIEMEFACVLDKKNKTAEFNILQMRPMVSRSFLKKVHLEELKKENLVCLSAMTLGNGHIRDVYDLIYVKPETFNSLKTREIAEQIGELNSRLKLENRHYLLIGPGRWGSSDPALGIPVKWDHISNSKVIVEADYEGFSVDPSYGTHFFHNVTSLGIGYFTINSYSKEGFINWPWLKSMAVLHETAYVRHLRLSSPLDIRVDGSEGRGAAAFT encoded by the coding sequence ATGGAACCCAAGCGCAGCCAGCCCATAGCGGAATATCAGGCTGAATTCGGCGGTTTTGAAAAACTGATGCCGAAGAGGATAAAAAATGTCCTTTTGGTGGCTTCGCTTTACGATTCTTTCCTGCTCGCCGATGACGAACGCCTGAACGAAGCGCTTTTCGGAGAGATGCTTGACGCCTCGGTGCACACGGCCCCTAAAATAACCCGCGTGCCGACCGCAGAAAAGGCTCTTGAAAAAATTGAAAAAAACCACTACGACCTGGTAATAGCCATGATACAGGTGGGCGAAACCGACATGACCGATTTCCTCACCGTCCTGAAGCACCTGAAACCGGAAATACCGGTGGTGCTCTTGTCTTTCAATGTCTCCGACGCGAAAAACATTCCGGAGGCGGCCCAGGCGCTCGCCGACGGGGTTTTCCTCTGGCAGGGCGATACCCGCATATTTTCAGCCATCATAAATTTAATCGAGGACGCGCGCAATTTTGAGCGCGACGCCGAGGTGGGCGTGCAGGCGGTCCTGCTGGTGGAGGACAATATCAAATTTTATTCCTCCTACCTCCCGATAATTTATTCCGAACTGCTGAAACAAACCCAGATAGTTATGGCCGAAGAGCTTAACCCCGCCAAGAAAGCCCTGCGCCTTAAAGCCCGGCCGAAAATTTTATTCGCGCGGGACTACGACAGGGCCTGGGAAATCTATTCCAGATATAAGACGAACATCCTTGGAGTTATAAGCGATATAGAATACCCCATCGGGAAAACCTGCGTGGAAGACGCGGGGCTCCGCCTCACAAAAAAAATAAAAGAAGACAATCCGGACATGCCGGTTCTTTTGCAGTCCTCGAACACCCGGTTCGCGGCGCGCGCGGGCGAGTTAGGCGCCACCTTTATGAGGAAAGCCTCCCCCGACCTTTCGCGCCAGCTCAGGGGCTTTATGCTGCGCTATTTCGGCTTCGGAGATTTCATATTCTCCGACAAGAACGGCTTTGAGTTCGCCAGAGCCGCCGACCTGCACACTATGACAAAGCTTTTAAAAACGGTGCCGGCGGAATCGGTGCTTTACCACGCGAGCCGCAACCATTTTTCGAAATGGCTGTTCGCGCGCACGGAATTTGAAATTGCCTATAACATACTTCCCAAGAAAATATCCGAGTTCAAGGACGGCGAGGCCCTGCGCAAGTATCTGATAGAAACCCTGCACCAGTTTATCTATAAAACCCAGCTGGGCACCGTGCTCAAATTCGACAGAAAGCTTTTTGACGATGAAACGCCGTTCGCCAAAATAGGATCGGGCTCCATAGGCGGCAAGGCGCGGGGGCTGGCGTTCGTGGATTTCCTTCTTGCGAAGAGCGACCTGCAGGATAAATTCGCGGGAGTGCGGGTTACGGTACCGAACACCATAGTTATCGCCACCGATGTCTTTGATTTCTTTATTGAGCAGAACGGCCTGGACTCGCTCATAAGCGAAAATTATTCTAACGCGCGTATAGCCGAGCTTTTCGAGCGCGCGCCGCTTCCGGATTATGTGCGCGACGATCTGCGCGCGGTGCTGGAAAAGCTGGAAGGGCCCCTGGCCGTGCGTTCGTCTTCGCTTTTAGAGGATTCAAAAACCCAGCCCTTCGCGGGGGTCTATAAAACCTACTTCCTTCCGAACGATTCCCCCGACGACGCCCTGCGCCTGGCGGAACTTGAGAAAGCGGTTAAATTCGTATACGCCTCGACTTTTTCAAGGGAAGCGCAGGCCTACAGGAAATTTGCCCCGCACATGGCGGAAGAAGAAAAAATGGCCGTGGTGATACAAAAAGTGGTGGGGCTGCCGTACGCGGGCGGAAAAAGATTTTACCCCGACTTCGCGGGGGTGATGCAGTCCTATAACTATTATCCGGTGCCGCCGCTTGAGCCGGAGAACCCCATAGTGCACATAGCGCTCGGCCTTGGAAAGACCATAGTGGACGGCTACACCTCTCTCCGCTTCTCGCCCGAGCACCCGAGGAATTTACACCAGTTTTCCACCCTGAAGGATTTCCTGCGCAACTCGCAGAAAAAGTTCATAGCCCTTGCGCTTGGCGGCGGAAAAGAGGCCGCTTTAAAATACGACGATGAATCCGCGCTCACCGTTCTTGACGCTGACCTGGCGGCCGAAGACGGAACGCTTGAGGCCGTGGGCTCCACCTACTCGTCCGAGAACGACGTGATTTACGACGATGTTTCCCGCCCCGGCGCGCGGCTCGTAACCTTCGCCCCCATTCTTAAAAACGAGCTCATTCCGCTTTCAAGCATCCTGAGCGCTCTCTCGGAAGCCGGCAAAGAGGCCATGGGCGCCAATATTGAAATGGAATTCGCCTGCGTGCTTGACAAGAAGAACAAGACCGCGGAATTTAATATTTTACAGATGCGGCCCATGGTGTCGCGCAGCTTCCTGAAAAAAGTGCACTTAGAGGAGCTGAAAAAAGAAAACCTGGTATGTTTAAGCGCCATGACGCTCGGCAACGGTCATATAAGAGATGTGTATGACCTTATATACGTTAAACCGGAAACCTTTAACTCTTTAAAAACGCGCGAGATAGCCGAACAGATAGGCGAGCTGAATTCGCGCCTGAAGCTGGAAAACCGCCACTATCTTCTTATCGGGCCCGGCCGCTGGGGCTCAAGCGACCCGGCGCTCGGCATACCGGTAAAGTGGGACCACATTTCAAATTCAAAAGTGATAGTTGAGGCCGACTATGAGGGCTTTTCGGTGGATCCGTCCTACGGCACGCATTTTTTCCACAACGTAACTTCACTCGGCATAGGCTACTTTACGATCAACTCCTACAGCAAGGAAGGCTTTATAAACTGGCCCTGGCTGAAAAGCATGGCGGTGTTGCATGAAACGGCCTATGTAAGACACCTGCGCCTCAGCTCTCCGCTTGACATCCGCGTTGACGGCTCGGAGGGACGAGGCGCGGCGGCGTTCACGTAA
- a CDS encoding alpha/beta hydrolase — MKKSFLFSAAVLAFLGLNLRAQDISFDSLYNGTAGINAIPAAAPAPSLAGREPVVITVSGLDFGEIGCGPFDVDHLRKLFNFFFPKKDYNDIDLVNAVVSFNKDRFLLENGEDNAGPDQHAARLPDNYLEAKIAETPEYAQNKITLVPFIWSRDPEDSAKAAQEFEQKLIEVHETYKNRPIHILAHSWGTVLIHETLHRVSLSHPEIKIERLITAGSPLVPGNAVVRLFRAIEINHAHFLKDVSKPANIGTWKNIWASRDPYSNAIPAADSNAQIDSDVENVEPALIDLILHNKALKKLAEHDLIKIRNFGDWHFSYILDYKASLESIHKDIFVPVFEPLIAPQVVEFADTQKTFSPKP, encoded by the coding sequence ATGAAAAAAAGCTTTCTTTTTTCGGCCGCAGTGTTAGCGTTCCTGGGACTTAACCTTAGAGCCCAGGACATTTCATTTGATTCCCTTTACAACGGGACCGCGGGCATAAACGCCATACCGGCGGCTGCTCCGGCTCCCTCCTTAGCCGGCAGGGAGCCTGTCGTTATCACCGTGTCGGGTCTGGACTTCGGCGAGATAGGCTGCGGGCCGTTTGATGTGGATCACCTTAGAAAACTTTTTAATTTCTTCTTTCCAAAAAAAGATTACAACGACATTGACCTGGTTAACGCCGTAGTTTCTTTCAATAAAGACCGTTTCTTACTGGAAAACGGCGAAGACAATGCGGGGCCGGACCAACACGCGGCGCGTCTGCCGGATAATTATCTGGAGGCTAAGATCGCCGAAACGCCGGAATATGCCCAGAACAAAATAACCCTCGTTCCTTTTATCTGGTCCAGGGACCCGGAGGACAGCGCGAAAGCCGCCCAGGAATTTGAACAAAAGCTGATAGAGGTACACGAAACCTATAAAAACAGGCCCATCCATATCCTGGCGCACAGCTGGGGCACAGTCCTCATTCATGAAACCCTGCACCGTGTCAGCCTGTCGCACCCTGAAATAAAGATAGAGAGATTAATCACCGCCGGTTCGCCGCTGGTGCCGGGCAACGCGGTGGTCAGGCTGTTCCGTGCTATTGAAATCAATCATGCGCATTTCCTTAAGGACGTATCCAAACCCGCGAATATCGGAACCTGGAAAAATATCTGGGCAAGCCGCGACCCCTACTCAAATGCCATACCCGCAGCCGACTCCAACGCCCAGATCGACTCGGACGTTGAAAACGTAGAACCCGCTCTTATAGACCTCATCCTGCACAATAAGGCGCTCAAAAAGCTGGCCGAGCATGACCTCATAAAAATACGCAACTTCGGAGATTGGCATTTCTCCTACATTTTAGACTACAAGGCCAGCCTTGAATCCATCCACAAAGACATCTTTGTGCCGGTCTTCGAACCGCTGATAGCGCCCCAGGTGGTGGAATTCGCCGACACGCAAAAAACCTTCAGCCCTAAGCCATAG
- a CDS encoding NlpC/P60 family protein: protein MKLILTAFAAFSVCGHLYADVSFDSLGTSFSRDMQAISVPAPTPVEVIFYAKKDGTRVFSAPERTGGDSDILAELRGGERVKVIGRTGDLYNVAINRREYNSEAGQWTNTQGWVSVASIGEDAPATESLTIPMTFQDMQPGGCREAFIEKLKGFAAERVPYVWGGTSHSGVDCSGLVVAAMLESGCIAQTPPRTAADQQRAAAPRESVDQLQPGDLIFVGTPAHHVIVFMGKEQDGSYTVIEAPNKGSVVNIHPLQLSANETFGALLQ from the coding sequence ATGAAACTTATTTTAACGGCTTTTGCGGCATTCAGCGTATGCGGACATCTTTACGCGGATGTCAGTTTTGATTCGCTCGGAACGAGCTTCAGCCGGGATATGCAGGCTATCTCCGTTCCGGCTCCCACTCCCGTAGAAGTGATATTCTACGCCAAGAAGGACGGCACCAGGGTTTTCAGCGCGCCGGAGCGGACCGGCGGGGATTCCGACATCCTGGCGGAACTGCGCGGCGGTGAGCGCGTCAAGGTCATTGGCAGAACCGGTGATTTATATAACGTTGCGATCAACCGCCGCGAATATAATTCCGAAGCAGGACAATGGACCAACACTCAGGGCTGGGTAAGCGTCGCAAGCATCGGAGAGGATGCCCCCGCGACAGAGTCTCTTACTATCCCGATGACGTTCCAGGATATGCAGCCTGGCGGATGCCGCGAGGCGTTCATAGAAAAACTGAAGGGTTTTGCGGCAGAAAGGGTGCCGTATGTCTGGGGCGGAACTTCCCACTCCGGCGTGGACTGCTCCGGCCTTGTGGTGGCGGCAATGCTGGAATCAGGGTGTATTGCGCAAACGCCTCCGCGCACCGCGGCGGATCAGCAAAGAGCCGCGGCCCCCAGGGAAAGTGTGGATCAGCTGCAGCCGGGAGACCTGATTTTCGTCGGTACGCCTGCCCACCACGTAATAGTATTCATGGGCAAAGAACAGGACGGCAGCTATACGGTCATAGAGGCGCCGAACAAGGGCAGTGTGGTTAACATTCATCCCTTGCAGCTTTCAGCGAACGAAACCTTCGGGGCGCTTCTGCAATAG
- the tdh gene encoding L-threonine 3-dehydrogenase, producing MKAIVKKYREKGLWLEDVPKPEPGDNEVLIKIKQTAICGTDIHIYQWNDWAQKTIPVPMHVGHEFVGVIEALGKNVKGHTIGERVSGEGHIVCGHCRNCKAGHRHLCINTRGVGVNRPGAFAEYLSMPAENVFPLPDDISDDEASILDPLGNAVHTALSFDLVGEDVLITGAGPIGIMGAAIAMHVGARHVVITDLNDYRLELAKKLGVKNVVDVRKEKLPDVMRRLKMTEGFDVGLEMSGSPSAFNDMIASVKMGAKIGLLGILPPNTTIPWGTVIFKALLMKCIYGREMFETWYKMCAMLQSGLDIKPIITHRFPVERFKEGFDIMASGDSGKIILDWSKL from the coding sequence ATGAAAGCTATCGTTAAAAAATATCGTGAAAAAGGTCTTTGGCTTGAAGATGTCCCTAAACCGGAGCCGGGGGACAACGAAGTCCTGATAAAAATAAAACAGACCGCTATCTGCGGCACCGATATACATATTTACCAGTGGAACGACTGGGCCCAGAAAACCATACCTGTCCCCATGCACGTGGGGCACGAATTCGTGGGCGTAATAGAGGCGCTGGGAAAAAATGTTAAAGGACACACTATCGGCGAGCGGGTTTCGGGCGAGGGACACATAGTCTGCGGCCATTGCCGCAACTGCAAGGCCGGCCACAGGCATTTGTGCATAAATACCAGAGGTGTTGGCGTTAACCGCCCCGGCGCTTTCGCGGAGTATCTGTCCATGCCGGCCGAAAATGTTTTCCCGCTTCCGGACGATATTTCAGACGACGAGGCTTCAATACTCGATCCCCTCGGCAACGCCGTGCATACGGCGCTTTCTTTCGACCTGGTGGGGGAGGATGTTCTGATCACCGGAGCGGGCCCCATAGGCATAATGGGCGCCGCCATTGCCATGCATGTGGGCGCGCGCCATGTGGTTATAACCGACCTGAACGATTACCGCCTTGAGCTGGCAAAAAAACTGGGCGTAAAAAATGTGGTGGATGTGCGCAAAGAGAAACTCCCGGATGTTATGCGGCGCCTTAAAATGACGGAGGGCTTTGATGTCGGCCTTGAAATGTCCGGCAGTCCCTCGGCTTTCAACGATATGATAGCCTCTGTCAAAATGGGGGCCAAAATCGGGCTGCTCGGCATATTGCCGCCTAATACCACCATCCCCTGGGGAACCGTTATTTTCAAGGCCCTGCTGATGAAATGTATTTATGGCAGAGAAATGTTCGAGACCTGGTATAAGATGTGCGCCATGCTTCAAAGCGGGCTTGATATCAAACCCATAATCACCCACCGCTTTCCGGTGGAGCGCTTCAAGGAAGGCTTTGATATTATGGCCTCAGGCGATTCAGGGAAGATAATTTTAGACTGGAGCAAGCTTTGA
- a CDS encoding NAAT family transporter produces MEFTLMSAGSLFAIVNPLAAVPAFLAMTPTNTETERLRMARTACLTATGVLAVFAATGNRLFGIFGITLAAFQLAGGLLLLLVALDSLRAKRSEVQETEEEKNEGIAKDDISITPLAIPMLSGPGAITTAILLESKAKNLAYDLILFTLFAVIGLVSYYTFYFSVKKAKKINPIAMNITTRLMGLILAATAVQFMLDGIKKSFFGD; encoded by the coding sequence ATGGAATTCACTCTTATGAGCGCGGGCTCGCTGTTCGCCATAGTAAACCCCCTGGCGGCGGTGCCGGCCTTTTTGGCCATGACCCCCACTAACACGGAGACGGAGCGCCTTAGAATGGCGCGCACCGCCTGCCTTACGGCCACAGGGGTGCTTGCGGTTTTTGCGGCCACGGGCAACAGGCTGTTCGGGATTTTCGGCATAACGCTGGCCGCTTTCCAGCTGGCGGGAGGGCTTTTGCTTCTTTTAGTGGCTTTGGACAGTTTGCGCGCCAAGCGTTCGGAAGTGCAGGAAACCGAGGAGGAAAAAAACGAGGGTATAGCCAAGGACGACATTTCCATAACCCCGCTCGCCATACCCATGCTGTCCGGCCCCGGCGCCATTACCACGGCTATCCTGCTTGAGTCAAAAGCCAAAAATTTAGCCTACGACCTGATACTTTTTACTCTGTTCGCCGTTATCGGTCTTGTGAGCTATTACACTTTTTATTTTTCGGTAAAAAAAGCAAAAAAAATAAACCCCATCGCCATGAACATCACCACCCGCCTGATGGGGCTTATACTCGCGGCTACGGCCGTGCAGTTTATGCTGGACGGGATAAAAAAATCATTTTTCGGGGATTAG